A genomic segment from Cyprinus carpio isolate SPL01 chromosome A4, ASM1834038v1, whole genome shotgun sequence encodes:
- the LOC109069598 gene encoding hemagglutinin/amebocyte aggregation factor-like, translated as MERAALFLLLTGIVASGQEFHWESDYDQSLEFKCPAGQSISHIKIQHGNPNEDLTWDFGCKDASDSGVDCFLSPNVNEFNQTFTYECPPNHIIAGMSTYHSKNEDRRWQIYCCRSNSRCTANCEWTPDMNGIEFNLPNQKYLVGAKSFHEKPEDWRWKYKHCSIEQC; from the exons ATGGAGAGAGCTGCTTTATTTCTACTGCTGACGGGTATCGTGGCCAGTGGACAAG AGTTTCACTGGGAAAGCGACTATGACCAGTCTCTAGAGTTTAAGTGCCCTGCAGGACAGTCGATATCCCACATAAAGAT CCAACATGGTAACCCTAATGAAGACCTGACGTGGGACTTTGGCTGTAAAGACGCCTCTGATTCTGGTGTGGACTGTTTCTTGTCACCTAACGTCAATGAATTTAACCAAACATTCACCTACGAGTGTCCACCAAACCACATCATCGCAGGAATGAGCACCTACCACAGCAAGAACGAGGACAGGCG ctggCAGATTTACTGCTGTAGAAGTAACAGCCGCTGTACTGCTAACTGTGAGTGGACTCCTGACATGAATGGGATTGAGTTCAACTTACCAAACCAGAAGTACCTGGTGGGTGCTAAAAGCTTCCATGAAAAACCAGA agACTGGCGCTGGAAGTACAAGCATTGCAGCATAGAACAATGCTGA
- the LOC109069609 gene encoding hemagglutinin/amebocyte aggregation factor-like isoform X2 produces the protein MGRAALFLLLTGIVASGQEFHWESDYDQSLEFKCSAGQSISHIKIQHGNPNEDLTWEFSCKDTFDTSVDCFLSPNINELNQTFTYECPQHHIITGMSTYHSKNEDRRWQFYCCRSNSRCTANCEWTPDMNGIEFNLPNQKYLVGAESFHEKPEESARPDT, from the exons ATGGGGAGAGCTGCTTTATTTCTACTGCTGACGGGTATTGTGGCCAGTGGACAAG AGTTTCACTGGGAAAGCGACTATGACCAGTCTCTAGAGTTTAAGTGCTCTGCAGGACAGTCGATATCCCACATAAAGAT CCAACATGGTAACCCTAATGAAGACCTGACGTGGGAGTTCAGCTGTAAAGACACCTTTGATACTAGTGTAGATTGTTTCTTGTCACCTAACATCAATGAATTGAACCAAACGTTCACCTACGAGTGTCCACAGCACCACATCATCACAGGAATGAGCACCTACCACAGCAAGAACGAGGACAGGCG ctGGCAGTTTTACTGCTGCAGAAGTAACAGCCGCTGTACTGCTAACTGTGAGTGGACTCCTGACATGAATGGGATTGAGTTCAACTTACCAAACCAGAAGTACCTGGTGGGTGCTGAAAGCTTCCATGAAAAACCAGA gGAGTCTGCCAGACCTGATACCTAA
- the LOC109069609 gene encoding hemagglutinin/amebocyte aggregation factor-like isoform X1 has product MGRAALFLLLTGIVASGQEFHWESDYDQSLEFKCSAGQSISHIKIQHGNPNEDLTWEFSCKDTFDTSVDCFLSPNINELNQTFTYECPQHHIITGMSTYHSKNEDRRWQFYCCRSNSRCTANCEWTPDMNGIEFNLPNQKYLVGAESFHEKPEDWGWKYKHCSIEQC; this is encoded by the exons ATGGGGAGAGCTGCTTTATTTCTACTGCTGACGGGTATTGTGGCCAGTGGACAAG AGTTTCACTGGGAAAGCGACTATGACCAGTCTCTAGAGTTTAAGTGCTCTGCAGGACAGTCGATATCCCACATAAAGAT CCAACATGGTAACCCTAATGAAGACCTGACGTGGGAGTTCAGCTGTAAAGACACCTTTGATACTAGTGTAGATTGTTTCTTGTCACCTAACATCAATGAATTGAACCAAACGTTCACCTACGAGTGTCCACAGCACCACATCATCACAGGAATGAGCACCTACCACAGCAAGAACGAGGACAGGCG ctGGCAGTTTTACTGCTGCAGAAGTAACAGCCGCTGTACTGCTAACTGTGAGTGGACTCCTGACATGAATGGGATTGAGTTCAACTTACCAAACCAGAAGTACCTGGTGGGTGCTGAAAGCTTCCATGAAAAACCAGA agACTGGGGCTGGAAGTACAAGCATTGCAGTATAGAACAATGCTGA
- the vegfab gene encoding vascular endothelial growth factor Ab isoform X4 — MSNLLSETFTNAFAKVRLSSDRVLKRFIRLINSIMNFAVRVLQLFLVTLLYFSAVKSAYIPREGGRSTYDVVPFMEVYNKSLCRPREVLVEIQQEYPDDTEHIFIPSCVVLTRCAGCCNDEMMECAPTVTYNITLEIKRLKPLRHQGDFFMSFAEHSECKCRPRKDVLEKKENQCEPCCSTCSERKRRLFIQDPETCQCSCKHSEAYCRSRQLELNERTCRCDKPRR, encoded by the exons ATGTCTAACTTGCTTTCTGAGACCTTTACCAATGCGTTTGCTAAAGTCCGCCTATCATCGGATAgggttttaaaaagatttattcgCCTTATAAATTCAATCATGAACTTTGCCGTTCGCGTGCTCCAGTTATTTCTTGTGACGCTTCTGTATTTTTCAGCTGTCAAG AGTGCCTACATACCCAGGGAGGGAGGCAGAAGCACATATGATG TGGTGCCATTCATGGAAGTGTATAACAAGTCTCTCTGCCGTCCTCGGGAAGTGCTGGTGGAAATTCAACAGGAATACCCTGATGACACAGAGCATATCTTCATCCCGTCCTGTGTGGTTCTCACCCGCTGTGCTGGGTGCTGCAATGATGAGATGATGGAATGCGCCCCTACCGTCACATACAACATTACCTTGGAG ATTAAAAGACTGAAACCGCTCCGTCATCAGGGTGACTTTTTCATGAGTTTTGCAGAACACAGTGAATGCAAGTGTCG GCCGAGGAAGGATGTactggagaaaaaagaaaa TCAGTGTGAGCCTTGCTGTTCTACATGCTCTGAAAGGAAAAGAAGGTTGTTTATTCAAGACCCCGAGACGTGTCAGTGCTCCTGTAAACACTCTGAAGCCTACTGCAGGTCTAGACAACTAGAACTCAACGAAAGGACCTGCAG ATGTGACAAACCAAGGAGGTGA
- the vegfab gene encoding vascular endothelial growth factor Ab isoform X5 — translation MSNLLSETFTNAFAKVRLSSDRVLKRFIRLINSIMNFAVRVLQLFLVTLLYFSAVKSAYIPREGGRSTYDVVPFMEVYNKSLCRPREVLVEIQQEYPDDTEHIFIPSCVVLTRCAGCCNDEMMECAPTVTYNITLEIKRLKPLRHQGDFFMSFAEHSECKCRPRKDVLEKKEKKPRKGKGQKRKRKKNSEKKRDLCMAFTSCLTSAIHTLQNPLGEQNPIVPDEGGSKKRAECLSQCEPCCSTCSERKRRLFIQDPETCQCSCKHSEAYCRSRQLELNERTCRCDKPRR, via the exons ATGTCTAACTTGCTTTCTGAGACCTTTACCAATGCGTTTGCTAAAGTCCGCCTATCATCGGATAgggttttaaaaagatttattcgCCTTATAAATTCAATCATGAACTTTGCCGTTCGCGTGCTCCAGTTATTTCTTGTGACGCTTCTGTATTTTTCAGCTGTCAAG AGTGCCTACATACCCAGGGAGGGAGGCAGAAGCACATATGATG TGGTGCCATTCATGGAAGTGTATAACAAGTCTCTCTGCCGTCCTCGGGAAGTGCTGGTGGAAATTCAACAGGAATACCCTGATGACACAGAGCATATCTTCATCCCGTCCTGTGTGGTTCTCACCCGCTGTGCTGGGTGCTGCAATGATGAGATGATGGAATGCGCCCCTACCGTCACATACAACATTACCTTGGAG ATTAAAAGACTGAAACCGCTCCGTCATCAGGGTGACTTTTTCATGAGTTTTGCAGAACACAGTGAATGCAAGTGTCG GCCGAGGAAGGATGTactggagaaaaaagaaaa AAAACCCCGGAAGGGCAAAGGCCAAAAgcgaaagagaaagaaaaacagtgaaaaaaagcGGGATTT GTGCATGGCCTTCACTTCCTGCCTAACGTCAGCTATTCACACTCTACAAAACCCCCTCGGGGAGCAAAACCCCATTGTACCAGACGAGGGTGGCTCAAAAAAACGTGCtgagtgcct TAGTCAGTGTGAGCCTTGCTGTTCTACATGCTCTGAAAGGAAAAGAAGGTTGTTTATTCAAGACCCCGAGACGTGTCAGTGCTCCTGTAAACACTCTGAAGCCTACTGCAGGTCTAGACAACTAGAACTCAACGAAAGGACCTGCAG ATGTGACAAACCAAGGAGGTGA
- the vegfab gene encoding vascular endothelial growth factor Ab isoform X3 has translation MSNLLSETFTNAFAKVRLSSDRVLKRFIRLINSIMNFAVRVLQLFLVTLLYFSAVKSAYIPREGGRSTYDVVPFMEVYNKSLCRPREVLVEIQQEYPDDTEHIFIPSCVVLTRCAGCCNDEMMECAPTVTYNITLEIKRLKPLRHQGDFFMSFAEHSECKCRPRKDVLEKKENSQCEPCCSTCSERKRRLFIQDPETCQCSCKHSEAYCRSRQLELNERTCRCDKPRR, from the exons ATGTCTAACTTGCTTTCTGAGACCTTTACCAATGCGTTTGCTAAAGTCCGCCTATCATCGGATAgggttttaaaaagatttattcgCCTTATAAATTCAATCATGAACTTTGCCGTTCGCGTGCTCCAGTTATTTCTTGTGACGCTTCTGTATTTTTCAGCTGTCAAG AGTGCCTACATACCCAGGGAGGGAGGCAGAAGCACATATGATG TGGTGCCATTCATGGAAGTGTATAACAAGTCTCTCTGCCGTCCTCGGGAAGTGCTGGTGGAAATTCAACAGGAATACCCTGATGACACAGAGCATATCTTCATCCCGTCCTGTGTGGTTCTCACCCGCTGTGCTGGGTGCTGCAATGATGAGATGATGGAATGCGCCCCTACCGTCACATACAACATTACCTTGGAG ATTAAAAGACTGAAACCGCTCCGTCATCAGGGTGACTTTTTCATGAGTTTTGCAGAACACAGTGAATGCAAGTGTCG GCCGAGGAAGGATGTactggagaaaaaagaaaa TAGTCAGTGTGAGCCTTGCTGTTCTACATGCTCTGAAAGGAAAAGAAGGTTGTTTATTCAAGACCCCGAGACGTGTCAGTGCTCCTGTAAACACTCTGAAGCCTACTGCAGGTCTAGACAACTAGAACTCAACGAAAGGACCTGCAG ATGTGACAAACCAAGGAGGTGA
- the vegfab gene encoding vascular endothelial growth factor Ab isoform X2 has protein sequence MSNLLSETFTNAFAKVRLSSDRVLKRFIRLINSIMNFAVRVLQLFLVTLLYFSAVKSAYIPREGGRSTYDVVPFMEVYNKSLCRPREVLVEIQQEYPDDTEHIFIPSCVVLTRCAGCCNDEMMECAPTVTYNITLEIKRLKPLRHQGDFFMSFAEHSECKCRPRKDVLEKKEKKPRKGKGQKRKRKKNSEKKRDFQCEPCCSTCSERKRRLFIQDPETCQCSCKHSEAYCRSRQLELNERTCRCDKPRR, from the exons ATGTCTAACTTGCTTTCTGAGACCTTTACCAATGCGTTTGCTAAAGTCCGCCTATCATCGGATAgggttttaaaaagatttattcgCCTTATAAATTCAATCATGAACTTTGCCGTTCGCGTGCTCCAGTTATTTCTTGTGACGCTTCTGTATTTTTCAGCTGTCAAG AGTGCCTACATACCCAGGGAGGGAGGCAGAAGCACATATGATG TGGTGCCATTCATGGAAGTGTATAACAAGTCTCTCTGCCGTCCTCGGGAAGTGCTGGTGGAAATTCAACAGGAATACCCTGATGACACAGAGCATATCTTCATCCCGTCCTGTGTGGTTCTCACCCGCTGTGCTGGGTGCTGCAATGATGAGATGATGGAATGCGCCCCTACCGTCACATACAACATTACCTTGGAG ATTAAAAGACTGAAACCGCTCCGTCATCAGGGTGACTTTTTCATGAGTTTTGCAGAACACAGTGAATGCAAGTGTCG GCCGAGGAAGGATGTactggagaaaaaagaaaa AAAACCCCGGAAGGGCAAAGGCCAAAAgcgaaagagaaagaaaaacagtgaaaaaaagcGGGATTT TCAGTGTGAGCCTTGCTGTTCTACATGCTCTGAAAGGAAAAGAAGGTTGTTTATTCAAGACCCCGAGACGTGTCAGTGCTCCTGTAAACACTCTGAAGCCTACTGCAGGTCTAGACAACTAGAACTCAACGAAAGGACCTGCAG ATGTGACAAACCAAGGAGGTGA
- the vegfab gene encoding vascular endothelial growth factor Ab isoform X1: MSNLLSETFTNAFAKVRLSSDRVLKRFIRLINSIMNFAVRVLQLFLVTLLYFSAVKSAYIPREGGRSTYDVVPFMEVYNKSLCRPREVLVEIQQEYPDDTEHIFIPSCVVLTRCAGCCNDEMMECAPTVTYNITLEIKRLKPLRHQGDFFMSFAEHSECKCRPRKDVLEKKEKKPRKGKGQKRKRKKNSEKKRDFSQCEPCCSTCSERKRRLFIQDPETCQCSCKHSEAYCRSRQLELNERTCRCDKPRR; this comes from the exons ATGTCTAACTTGCTTTCTGAGACCTTTACCAATGCGTTTGCTAAAGTCCGCCTATCATCGGATAgggttttaaaaagatttattcgCCTTATAAATTCAATCATGAACTTTGCCGTTCGCGTGCTCCAGTTATTTCTTGTGACGCTTCTGTATTTTTCAGCTGTCAAG AGTGCCTACATACCCAGGGAGGGAGGCAGAAGCACATATGATG TGGTGCCATTCATGGAAGTGTATAACAAGTCTCTCTGCCGTCCTCGGGAAGTGCTGGTGGAAATTCAACAGGAATACCCTGATGACACAGAGCATATCTTCATCCCGTCCTGTGTGGTTCTCACCCGCTGTGCTGGGTGCTGCAATGATGAGATGATGGAATGCGCCCCTACCGTCACATACAACATTACCTTGGAG ATTAAAAGACTGAAACCGCTCCGTCATCAGGGTGACTTTTTCATGAGTTTTGCAGAACACAGTGAATGCAAGTGTCG GCCGAGGAAGGATGTactggagaaaaaagaaaa AAAACCCCGGAAGGGCAAAGGCCAAAAgcgaaagagaaagaaaaacagtgaaaaaaagcGGGATTT TAGTCAGTGTGAGCCTTGCTGTTCTACATGCTCTGAAAGGAAAAGAAGGTTGTTTATTCAAGACCCCGAGACGTGTCAGTGCTCCTGTAAACACTCTGAAGCCTACTGCAGGTCTAGACAACTAGAACTCAACGAAAGGACCTGCAG ATGTGACAAACCAAGGAGGTGA